The nucleotide window GCGTGGCCCCAAGATCAGATCCGGGGGTCGCGCCTCGCTCGAACGCTAGACAGTTATGCCCTGCGCCGGCCGCAGACAACCGAGCCGCCCAACCATCGCCGCCTATGGTTACGCATGGTGACCGAGGTCGGCGCGCCCGGCTCAACCTTGGTACTTCTCCAGGAACGCCTCGATGGGGAGCGCGCGGAAGTCCGGCAGGGCCGTCCGAAGCTGCTCATGGCTCCAATCCCACCACCCCAGCGCCTGGAGGCGCGCGGCGATGTCCGCCGGGAAGCGCTCCTTCACCACCCGCGCCGGCACCCCGGCAACGATGGCGTAGGCCGGCACATCCCTGGCCACCACCGCCCCTGCCGCCACCACCGCGCCGGTGCCCACGCTGCGTCCGGCGAGCACCACGGCCCCATGGCCGATCCACACGTCATGGCCGAGGGTCAGGCGCTGGTCGCGGCGCCACTGGAAGAACTCCGCCTCGTCCTCCTCGCCGGGAAAATAGGCGGAGGCGCGATAGGTGAAATGGGCCTGCGAGGCCCGCCAGGTGGGGTGGTTGCCCGGGTTGAGGCGCGTCATGGCGGCGATGGAGCAGAACTTGCCGATGCGCGCATAGGCGATGTCGGCGTCGTTCACCACGTAGGAATAGTCACCCATCTCCACTTCGAGCAGCTTGGTGCGGGCACCCACCTCGGTATAGCGGCCGAGGGTGGAGGCCTTCACCTGCGCGGTGGGATCGATGAGGGGGGTCTCCCCCAGCACCTTCACAGGAGGCCCCCGCAAGGCTCACCCCCGAACGGCAGGCGCGTGAGGATGCGGAAGCGCGTGGCGGGCGTGTCCTGCACATAAAGGGCGATATCGCCAATGTTCACCGGCACCTCCGCGCCGCTGGCCCGGTAGGCGTCGGCGAGGGCGTTCATGGCGTGGCTGCGCTCGCCCTCGGCCAGCGGGCCGGTGAGCGTCATGTGGAAGCGGAACTCGTCCAGCACATAGGGATAGCCGTAGGTTTCAAGATAGCCCATCTGCCGCGCCGACAGGCGATCCGGCTTGCGCCGCGCCATGTCCGCCGGCGAAAGCTGTGCCCGCATGCCCTCCAGCTCCAGCACGCAGGAGGCGGCGAGGTGATCGAGCTTGGGCGCCGCCACCGCCGGCACCAGCGCCACGAACGGGCCGATGGCGCGGACCTCCAGAGGCGGCATCTCGAACGGATGGTGGCCGGCGGCGCAGGCCGCGGCCGCATCCACGAGGTCCTGTTCCGTCTTTCCGTCCGCAAGGCGGAACGGCGCCTTCAGCGTGCCGTGGAAGCCGTAGCGTCGGGGCTCGGCGGTGGCCACATGCCAGGCCTCGGCATCGAATCCGGGCAGGTCGGGGCAGGCCGGCTCGGCGCCGGTCTGCGCATCGTAGCCGAGCACGCACGAGCCGAAGCGCCACAGGGCGCTCTCGGCGGGCGGCGCGAGATAAAGGGCATAGCGCGGGGCGGTCACGGTGGCAGCGCCTCCTTGCGCGTCACGGGCGGAAGATCAGGGGGCAGAGGTCAGCGCGGCAAAATCAACGCGGCAGAAAAGGGTTGTGGGCCTTTTCGTCGCCGATGCTGGT belongs to Xanthobacter autotrophicus Py2 and includes:
- a CDS encoding putative acetyltransferase (KEGG: bra:BRADO5367 putative acetyltransferase) — protein: MRGPPVKVLGETPLIDPTAQVKASTLGRYTEVGARTKLLEVEMGDYSYVVNDADIAYARIGKFCSIAAMTRLNPGNHPTWRASQAHFTYRASAYFPGEEDEAEFFQWRRDQRLTLGHDVWIGHGAVVLAGRSVGTGAVVAAGAVVARDVPAYAIVAGVPARVVKERFPADIAARLQALGWWDWSHEQLRTALPDFRALPIEAFLEKYQG
- a CDS encoding protein of unknown function DUF1045 (PFAM: protein of unknown function DUF1045~KEGG: bbt:BBta_5861 hypothetical protein) — its product is MTAPRYALYLAPPAESALWRFGSCVLGYDAQTGAEPACPDLPGFDAEAWHVATAEPRRYGFHGTLKAPFRLADGKTEQDLVDAAAACAAGHHPFEMPPLEVRAIGPFVALVPAVAAPKLDHLAASCVLELEGMRAQLSPADMARRKPDRLSARQMGYLETYGYPYVLDEFRFHMTLTGPLAEGERSHAMNALADAYRASGAEVPVNIGDIALYVQDTPATRFRILTRLPFGGEPCGGLL